The DNA sequence ACAAACTGGACCAAATCCACAAATTCGATCCAATCCGATTCAGCCGATTTTCCGGTCCACCCGTAACTTGATACACACAAAACCCAAAAGCCGAACCAAGTCCGGCCCAACGAAGGATTTAGGTTGATCTCGTGCTTACTATAAATCCAATCCAAACAGTAAGATGAAACCACGGGATCACAAGGACGCAGAGAGTACACCGAGAACCGGAAAATGGCGTCGAACGCAGCAGCACCTTTTTGGAGAGCAGCGGGGATGACGTACATAACATACTCCAACATATGCGCGAATCTGGTGAGGAACTGCCTCAAGGAGCCATACAAAACGGACGCACTCACTCGCGAGAAGGTCCATTTCTCCGTTT is a window from the Juglans regia cultivar Chandler chromosome 7, Walnut 2.0, whole genome shotgun sequence genome containing:
- the LOC109021508 gene encoding ATP synthase subunit epsilon, mitochondrial; the protein is MASNAAAPFWRAAGMTYITYSNICANLVRNCLKEPYKTDALTREKVHFSVSKWADGKPQKPTLRSDTAED